The following is a genomic window from Bacteroidota bacterium.
AGCCCACTGACTATTACAGACATAAAGCAATTAGTTGATTTGCCAGCAAATGGTAATCGGCATATTTACTGGGTTGATGCCTCTTTTATTGAAGACCTCCGTAAAAAATAAAACTTTTTGAAAAGTAGTAATAAGAAAGGGAATAAAATGAAAAAAACAATAATTTTCTTTTGCTTAACTGCAATTGTTTCAATTAAAGCAAATGCACAGCAAATATTCGATGCTATCCGTAATAATGATATTACTAAAGTTCACGAACTAATTGAAAAAGATCCAAATCTGGTGAATACACCAGGGGATAACCATTTTACACCGCTACTATTCGCAACAAATAGCAACAAACCGGAGATTGCAGAATTCCTTATTTCAAAAGGAGCTAATATCGAAGAGGTTTTTTTGGCTGATTATTATGGAAGTACTCCTATATCTTTTGCCATAAGAAATAACAACCTCGATTTGGTAAAACTTCTGCTCGCAAAAGGAGCGAACATTCAATACAGAACAAAACTTGGTGAGAATTACCTGCATTTTGCCGCAGCACAAAACAGGGTTGAAATTGCCGAGTATTTAATAAATAATGGTATTGATATTAATTCCGTTAAAAATGGGGGGCTTACACCTCTTCATATAGCTGTGATAACTGGAAGTGTAGATGTTGTTAAACTATTAATAGATAAGGGAGCTAAACTTAATATAAGGTGTAATGATAATGGCACACCAATACATTTTGCATTTGCAACAAGAAACAGGGAAATAGAAGATATCCTTCGAAAAAATGGAGCTAGTGATTTTCCAAGAAACTTTCCAGAATACAAGGGGAAATACCTAGGACAGCAAGCTCCCGGAGAAGAGCCTGTAATGTTTGCTCCTGAACTTTTCCGCGATATTTACCGTTCATATGGAGCTCCTCAGTTTTCACCCGATGGGAAAGAACTGTTCTTTTATGGATATTTTATGCCAGGTGTCGGGTTTAGCAGTATTTGGTATATGAAGGAAGATAATGGTATTTGGACCGTTCCTGTATTAGCACCATTTTCAGATTTTAATTCCTGGGGGCCTTCATTCTCTCCCGATGGTAAAAAACTATATTTTGCTTCTACCCGCTTACGAGGTGAAAAAGCAACTTCTGATGGTGATTTATGGTATTCGGAGAAACAGCCTGATGGCACCTGGAGCCTTGCTAAGCATCTGGGATCTCCACCCAATAGGGATAAATACCATGACCATTCTCCAAAAATCGCAAATGACGGAACACTCTATTTTACTTCTGGCGGTTCTGGAGGTAGAGGTACATATATTTATAAATCAAAACTGATAAATGGGAAATATACTAATCCTGAAGCCTTAGATGATTATATAGAATCTGACAAAAAGGACGATTGCCTTGATATGGAAAACATTATTTACTTTCTGTTTGGACCTGATGGCGGAAAAATATCCATTTGCTTCCACAAACCAGATGGCACCTGGTCGAAGCCCGTATATATGGGTGATAAAATCCATCAGGGGCAAGGCTCATCAGATGCTACAATTAGTCCGGATGGAAAATATTTCTTTTTTGTTCAAAATATTTCCCCTTATTGGGTTAGTGCCTCTCTTATTGAAGACTTGCGCAAAGAAGCATTGAAAGATGATAAATAATATAAAAATAATCAGGAGAGATTAAAATGAAAAAACAAGCATTAATTATTTGTTTGCTGCTAGTGGTAGCATCTTGTACTAATCAACAACAGGAAGTAAAGTCTGGTCCGTATTTAGGAGAGAAACAACCCGGGATAGATCCTGTATTATTTGCCCCGGGAACTATTTCAACAGGGCTGGAAGAAACGCTTTGTACATTTACCCCTGATGGCAATGAAATCATTTTTGGAATCCTTTATTCCAAACCGCATAGCCCGAAATTGCACTGTTCACTGGTAAGGAGCTACTTAACAGGTGGAGTTTGGTCATTTCCTGAAATAATGAAATTGTCCGAAGATAAATACAGTCATATGTATCCTTTTATTAGTTATGATGGGGGCGAACTTTATTTTCAATCTGATTTGCCTACAAATAGCCCTGAACTAAAGGATAAATACAATATCTGGAAATGCAAAAGAGTTGGCGATCATTGGAGCGATCCTGAACCTCTGCCAATGCCTGTAAATGGTAGAGGAGATGTTTCCGGGCCTTCTATGTCAGCGAATGGTGAGTTCTATTATACCTTGATGAGTGGAAACCCGAAGCTTGATGGGATTTATAAATCAAATTTTCGGGATGGCACTTTTTCTGAGCCGGAACGCCTGCCTGAATCTGTAAATGTAAAAGAAGGCAGTTTTGATGGCGTAATATCGCCAGATGGGACTTACTATTTAGTTAATGTATATGGTAAGGAAGATAGTTATGGTGCAACTGATTTATATGTTTCATTTAAGGATGAAAATGAGATCTGGACACCTCTTAAGAATCTGGGTTCGACAATCAATACAAAATTGAATGAAGGTTCGGCACGAATTTCATCTGATGGG
Proteins encoded in this region:
- a CDS encoding ankyrin repeat domain-containing protein, which gives rise to MKKTIIFFCLTAIVSIKANAQQIFDAIRNNDITKVHELIEKDPNLVNTPGDNHFTPLLFATNSNKPEIAEFLISKGANIEEVFLADYYGSTPISFAIRNNNLDLVKLLLAKGANIQYRTKLGENYLHFAAAQNRVEIAEYLINNGIDINSVKNGGLTPLHIAVITGSVDVVKLLIDKGAKLNIRCNDNGTPIHFAFATRNREIEDILRKNGASDFPRNFPEYKGKYLGQQAPGEEPVMFAPELFRDIYRSYGAPQFSPDGKELFFYGYFMPGVGFSSIWYMKEDNGIWTVPVLAPFSDFNSWGPSFSPDGKKLYFASTRLRGEKATSDGDLWYSEKQPDGTWSLAKHLGSPPNRDKYHDHSPKIANDGTLYFTSGGSGGRGTYIYKSKLINGKYTNPEALDDYIESDKKDDCLDMENIIYFLFGPDGGKISICFHKPDGTWSKPVYMGDKIHQGQGSSDATISPDGKYFFFVQNISPYWVSASLIEDLRKEALKDDK